GCCAGTTGCAGTTGGACCTTCAAGTGTTGCAACGGCCAGGGCCGTTGGCCTTCGCACTGCTGGTGGAAGGCATGCGCGAAACGTTGAGCACGGAGAAGCTGGCGGACCGGATTGCTCGGATGGTGGCAGACCTCGAGAAAGCGGCCATGCGAGGGAATGGTGAACCATGAACAGCGCCCTGGTGGTCGAGCATTGCGGTGAGACGCTCTGGCTGCTGCCGGGCAAGGCCATCTACTGGCCCGCTCGCCAAGCGCTGCTGGTGGCCGATGTGCATATCGGCAAGGCCGCCAGTTATCGGGCGCTGCACCAACCTGTGCCCCGGGGCACCACCGACGCGACTCTGGTACGCCTGGGTGAGCTGCTGGCCACATACGATTGCAAGCAGCTGGTGATCCTTGGGGATTTCCTCCACGCCCGCACGGCGCGAGCGCCGAACACACTGGCCAAGCTGCAGGCATGGCGCGAACAGCATGCCGAGCTGCGCATCGTACTGATCCGGGGCAACCACGACCGCCACGCCGGTGACCCACCTGCCGGGTTGGCCATCGAGGTGATCGACGAACCCTGGCTGGTGGCGCCCTTCGCCTTGCAGCATGAACCCGTGCCGCACCCCCAATACCCGGTGCTGGCGGGCCATGTGCATCCGGTCTACCTGTTACGCGGGCGGGCCCGGCAGCGCCTGCGGCTCCCGTGCTTTGTGCTCGACGCCCAGGTCAGCCTGCTGCCGGCTTTCGGAGAGTTTACCGGAGGCTTTACTGTCACACCGAGCGCAGATAGCCGTGTATTCGTCACCGGCGACGGTCACGTGTGGTCGCTGAGCGGTTGATCAGGCCACCGGCGCGGGTGGTGGTTCGTCCGGCCTGATGGGATCGCCCGGTTCACTCGGTTCGGGCGGTTGAGGGGTATCGGGTTCGGGCTGGTGCGGCACCCCCCCGGCCTGCATCGGCAACGGGTGAGCCAGCAACGACCAGGGCAGCAGGCCGACCTGGTTGGGCTGCAGCACAGCCAGCTTCGCGCTGATTGCGGGATGGAGTTTCATTGGCTGCTCCTGACGAGAGCCGATGCGCCTCATGCACATCGGCACGGTTACCCGTTGGAGTGCCAAAGGCGCGGGGAATTCCCCGCGCTCGTCGGCTCAGGTACGCGGCAGGGTGACGCCGCGCTGGCCTTGGTACTTGCCACCACGGTCCTTGTAGGACACTTCGCACTCTTCATCGGATTGGAGGAAGAGCATCTGCGCCACACCTTCGTTGGCGTAGATTTTCGCCGGCAGAGTGGTGGTGTTGGAGAATTCCAGGGTCACATGGCCTTCCCACTCAGGCTCGAGCGGGGTGACGTTGACGATGATGCCGCAACGGGCATAAGTGCTCTTGCCCAGGCAGATGGTCAGCACGTTGCGCGGAATGCGGAAGTACTCGACGGTGCGGGCCAGGGCGAAGGAGTTCGGCGGGATGATGCAGACATCGCTCTTGACGTCGACGAAGCTGCCGGCATCGAAATTCTTGGGGTCGACAGTGGCCGAGTTGATGTTGGTGAACACCTTGAATTCGTCGGCGCAACGCACGTCGTAACCGTAGCTGGAGACGCCGAAGGAGATGACTCGGCTGTCCTGCTCGCCGCGCACCTGGCGCTCGACGAACGGTTCGATCATGCCGTGTTCCTGCGCCATGCGGCGAATCCACTTGTCCGATTTGATGCTCATGGCGGGGTGTCCTGAAGGGTTGCAAGGTGAAAAACAAGACGCGCATCTTACCGGTCCCAGCGCCCAGGTTAAAGTTCCACGCCGCATCCCGCGCCGGACGGGGCTTGCGGCCGCCGCCGATCTGAATTTCATCAAAGGCCATCTTGGAGATTGGCAGGTTGCGGAAAGTGGGTTAAGGTGACGCCACTGTGCTGCACGTGACACCGAGAATCTCTAGTTTGATGCACGATCCTGATCGGCCCATCGCTGAATTTTCTGCTCTCTTTGCGCTCAGTCCCGGCCAGGGATTTTCCTGACCGTTTTCAACTTTATCCAAGGAGACAGAAAAATGTCCAACCGTCAATCCGGTGTTGTTAAGTGGTTCAACGATGAGAAAGGCTACGGCTTCATCACTCCTCAGTCGGGCGATGACCTGTTCGTGCACTTCAAAGCCATCCAAGCTGACGGCTTCAAAACCCTGAAAGAAGGCCAGGCTGTTACTTTCGTCGCTACCCGCGGCCAGAAAGGCATGCAGGCTGAAGAAGTTCAAATCGCCTAAGTCGATTTAGCTTCCTAGCTTTCAAAAAAACCCGCCTTCTGGCGGGTTTTTTTATGCCTGCGTCAAACACAGCCCACAAGCATTGAAATAGTACCTCTCCCTGTGGGAGCCGGCTTGCCGGCGATAGGAACCGAAGGGGCATTCGCCTGCCTCTGCCTCATCGCCGGCAAGCCGGCTCCCACATCGATCGCACTGGCCTGTGACCCTGCGCAATCGACCGGTCAATCTTCGCTGATGGTGATGCTCGGCATCGCCGGCGCTGCCGCTTCCTGCAACACGATGCGCGCGCCCACCTGACGGGCCAGCTCCTGATACACCATGGCGATCTGGCTTTCCGGCTCGGCGATCGCCGTCGGTTTGCCGCTGTCGGCCTGCTCACGGATCACCATCGACAATGGCAACGAGGCCAGTAGCTCGACGCCGTACTGCGCCGCCAGCTTCTCGCCGCCGCCTTCGCCGAACAGGTGCTCGGCGTGGCCGCAGTTCGAGCAGATGTGCACCGCCATGTTCTCCACCACGCCCAGCACGGGAATGTTGACCTTGCGGAACATCTCCACGCCTTTCTTGGCATCGAGCAGGGCCAGGTCCTGTGGCGTGGTGACGATCACCGAGCCGGCCACCGGCACTTTCTGCGCCAGGGTAAGCTGAATGTCACCGGTACCTGGCGGCATGTCGATCACCAGGTAGTCGAGGTCGTCCCAGGCCGTTTGGGTCACCAACTGCAACAACGCCCCCGATACCATCGGGCCACGCCAGACCATGGGCGTGTTGTCGTCGGTGAGGAAGGCCATGGACATGACCTCCACGCCATGGGCCTTGATCGGCACGAACCACTTCTGTTCGCGAATCTGTGGGCGAGTACCTTCGGCGATACCGAACATCACACCTTGGCTAGGGCCATAGATGTCGGCGTCGAGAATACCGACGCGAGCACCTTCGCGCGCCAGCGCAAGCGCCAGGTTGGCGGCGGTAGTCGACTTGCCGACTCCGCCCTTGCCCGAGGCCACGGCGACGATGTTCTTGACGTTGCCCAGGGCCGGCACCTGCGCCTGCGCCTTGTGCGCAGCGACCACGCAGTCGATCGACACCTGAGCCGAGGCGACGCCATCAAGGTTCTCGATCGCGGTCTGCAGCACCTGGGCCCAGCCATTCTTGAACAGGCCGGCGGCATAACCGAGCTGCAACTGCACAGCAACCTGACCGCCCTGGATATCGATGGCGCGCACGCAACCGGCGCTGACCGGGTCCAGGTTCAGGTAGGGGTCGGTGTACTGGCGAAGCACGCCTTCGACGGCGGCGCGGGTGACGACACTCATGGAGACTCCCATTGGCAAACTGAATGTGAAACAGACGCCTATCCTAACCCGTCAATCGTCAGCAGATGCGTGCACGGGGTGAAATATATTCGCGAGCCCTTTATAGTGGCCGATCACCCTCATTTTTACCCGAGCCGAATAAGTAGCCGAGCCACCATGTCCGAGCCACGTCAGATTCTCGTTACCAGCGCCCTGCCCTACGCCAATGGATCCATCCACCTTGGCCATATGCTCGAGTACATCCAGACGGACATGTGGGTTCGCTTCCAGAAGCTGCGCGGCAACCAGTGCATCTACGTCTGTGCCGACGACGCCCATGGTTCGGCCATCATGCTGCGCGCCGAGAAGGAAGGCATCACGCCCGAGCAGCTGATCGCCAGTGTGCAAGCCGAGCACAGCCGCGACTTCGCCGACTTCCTGGTGGACTTCGACAATTTCCACTCCACCCACAGCGAAGAGAACCGCGAGCTGTCCAGCCTGATCTACTCGCGCCTGCGCGAAGCCGGGCACATCGCCACCCGTTCTGTGACCCAGTACTTCGACCCGGAAAAGGGCATGTTCCTGGCCGACCGTTTCATCAAGGGCACCTGCCCCAAGTGTGCGGCCGAAGACCAGTACGGCGATAACTGCGAGAAATGCGGTGCCACCTACGCCCCGACCGAGCTGAAGAACCCGAAATCGGCGATTTCCGGTGCCACGCCGGTACTGCGCGACTCCCAGCACTTCTTCTTCAAGCTGCCGGACTTCCAGGCCATGCTGCAGCAGTGGACCCGCAGCGGCACCCTGCAGGACGCCGTGGCCAACAAGCTCGCCGAGTGGCTGGACTCGGGCCTTCAGGAGTGGGACATCTCGCGTGACGCGCCGTACTTCGGCTTCGAGATCCCTGGCGAGCCGGGCAAGTACTTCTACGTCTGGCTGGACGCGCCGATCGGCTACATGGCCAGCTTCAAGCATCTCTGCGCACGCCGCCCGGAGCTGGACTTCGATGCCTTCTGGAACGAAGGCTCCAAGGCCGAGCTGTACCACTTCATCGGCAAGGACATCGTCAACTTCCACGCCCTGTTCTGGCCAGCCATGCTCGAAGGCGCGGGCTTCCGCAAGCCGACCGCGGTCAACGTACACGGCTACCTGACGGTCAACGGCGCCAAGATGTCCAAGTCGCGCGGCACTTTCATCAAGGCCCGCACCTACCTGGATCACCTGCAGCCGGAATACCTGCGCTACTACTACGCAGCCAAGCTCGGCCGTGGCGTCGACGACCTCGACCTGAACCTCGAGGACTTCGTGCAGAAGGTCAACTCGGACCTGGTCGGCAAGGTGGTGAACATCGCCAGCCGCTGCGCAGGCTTCATTCACAAAGGCAATGAAGGCGTCATGGTTGCAGGCGATGCCGCACCGGAACTGACCGAAGCCTTCCTCGCCGCAGCCCCTTCCATTGCCGACGCCTACGAAGGCCGCGACTTTGGTCGTGCCATGCGCGAAATCATGGCCCTGGCCGACCGCGCCAATGCCTGGATTGCCGACAAGGCGCCGTGGTCGCTGGCCAAGCAGGAAGGCAAGCAGGACGAAGTGCAGGCGATCTGCGCCCAGGGCATCAACCTGTTCCGTCAGCTGGTGATCTTCCTCAAGCCAGTGCTGCCATTGCTGGCCGCCGACGCCGAAGCCTTCCTCAATGTCGCGCCGCTGACCTGGAACGATCACCAATCGCGCCTGGAAAACCATCAGCTCAACCCGTTCAAGGCCCTGATGAGCCGTATCGAACCGGCCAAGGTCGAAGCCATGGTCGCCGCCAGCAAGGAAGACCTGCTGGCAGCCGAAGCCAAGGCTCCGGCCGGCAATGGCGAACTGGCCAAGGACCCACTGTCGGCAGAAATCGAGTTCGACACCTTCGCCGCCGTCGACTTGCGCGTGGCGCTGATCGTCAAGGCTGAAGCGGTGCCGGGCGCTGACAAGCTGCTGCAACTGACCCTGGATATCGGCGACGAGCGTCGCAATGTGTTCTCGGGTATCAAGTCGGCGTATCCGGACCCGTCCAAGCTCGAAGGTCGCCTGACCATGATGGTGGCCAACCTCAAACCACGCAAAATGCGCTTTGGCGTGTCCGAAGGCATGGTCATGGCCGCCGGCCCAGGCGGCGAAGAGATCTACCTCCTCAGCCCTGACAGCGGTGCCAAACCAGGCCAGCGCATCAAGTAAGACCTTCTGCCCCGGCCTTAGCGCCGGGGCATTCATTTTCCCCTTCGTATGGCCGGACGCGCAGGCGAATCATGGCTATCGTCATCTACATGAACGATCACGTCCTGGTTCTGGTCAGTGCTGCGCTGATCAGCCACCTGTTCCTGCAACAACAGCCGCTGTCACGCCTGCGCATGCATGTGGGCGGCATGGCGGGCGCACTGACGACCGCCTTTGGCATTCCCCTGGCGCAACTGCTGGAACGCTGGGTGGTTGCACCCTGGCAAATCGAAGCATTGCGCCTGTTCCTGCTCCTGCCCTGGTTGGCTCTGCTGGCGTGGGGCGTGGTGCAAACCCTGTCAAGATTGCGCCCCCAGTGGCCCACCGAAGGGCTGATGCTGCCCATGCTGGGCAACGCCGTTGTGCTGGGTTTGGCACTGCAGACCATGGACGCACAAGGAAACTGGTTTGCAACCTTGGGCTGCAGCGTACTGGCGGGGCTTGGTTTCTGGCTGGCCCTGGCATTGTTCGACGACCTGCTACAACGCAGCGAGCACGCAGACGTCCCTATTGCGTTGCGTGGCCTGCCCATCACGCTGCTCGGTGCCGGCGTGATGGCCATGGCGTTCTCGGGCTTCAACGGACTATTCACACCATGAAGCTGACTCAGCGAATCGACGTTCTGCGGCGGCACGACCATGGCCTTACCTGACCCACGCCTGCGCAACGCCATGGGCCTGGTGCTGCTGGCCTGCATCCCAGGGCTGCTGGCATCGTTCTGGCTGCACGGCTGGGGCCTGCTGTTCAGCCTGGCGCTGTGCGTCAGCAGCGCGCTGTGCTGCGAAGCCGCCCTGCTGGCGTTGCGCGGTCAACCTGTGGCCAGCGCCCTGAACGACGGCAGCGCCCTGGTTACCGCGATGCTGCTCGCCGTCGCCCTGCCCACCCAGGCGCCCTGGTGGCTGCCGATGACGGCCACAGCCATTGCCATCGGCCTTGGCAAGCAGGCCTTCGGCGGTGTCGGCCGGAACCTGTTCAACCCCGCAATGGTGGGCTACGCCTTCGTGCTGCTGAGTTTCCCGCTGCAGATGAACCATTGGCCAGGGCAACTACCCGGGTTCCTGGACAGCCTGCACCTGGTGTTTGGCGGTGGCGAGCAGATCGACGCCTGGGCCAGCCCCACCGTACTCGATGGCCTGCGCCATAACCGCAGCCTGACAGTCGATGAACTGTTCGCCAGCCACCCCGGCTTCGGCAGTGTTGGCGGTCGTGGTGCCGAGTGGGTCAATCTGGCCTTTCTGTTTGGCGGCTTGTTCCTCCTGCAGCGCAGGGTTTATAGCTGGCAC
The Pseudomonas sp. KU43P genome window above contains:
- the pdeM gene encoding ligase-associated DNA damage response endonuclease PdeM, translating into MNSALVVEHCGETLWLLPGKAIYWPARQALLVADVHIGKAASYRALHQPVPRGTTDATLVRLGELLATYDCKQLVILGDFLHARTARAPNTLAKLQAWREQHAELRIVLIRGNHDRHAGDPPAGLAIEVIDEPWLVAPFALQHEPVPHPQYPVLAGHVHPVYLLRGRARQRLRLPCFVLDAQVSLLPAFGEFTGGFTVTPSADSRVFVTGDGHVWSLSG
- the dcd gene encoding dCTP deaminase yields the protein MSIKSDKWIRRMAQEHGMIEPFVERQVRGEQDSRVISFGVSSYGYDVRCADEFKVFTNINSATVDPKNFDAGSFVDVKSDVCIIPPNSFALARTVEYFRIPRNVLTICLGKSTYARCGIIVNVTPLEPEWEGHVTLEFSNTTTLPAKIYANEGVAQMLFLQSDEECEVSYKDRGGKYQGQRGVTLPRT
- a CDS encoding cold-shock protein, which gives rise to MSNRQSGVVKWFNDEKGYGFITPQSGDDLFVHFKAIQADGFKTLKEGQAVTFVATRGQKGMQAEEVQIA
- the apbC gene encoding iron-sulfur cluster carrier protein ApbC; this translates as MSVVTRAAVEGVLRQYTDPYLNLDPVSAGCVRAIDIQGGQVAVQLQLGYAAGLFKNGWAQVLQTAIENLDGVASAQVSIDCVVAAHKAQAQVPALGNVKNIVAVASGKGGVGKSTTAANLALALAREGARVGILDADIYGPSQGVMFGIAEGTRPQIREQKWFVPIKAHGVEVMSMAFLTDDNTPMVWRGPMVSGALLQLVTQTAWDDLDYLVIDMPPGTGDIQLTLAQKVPVAGSVIVTTPQDLALLDAKKGVEMFRKVNIPVLGVVENMAVHICSNCGHAEHLFGEGGGEKLAAQYGVELLASLPLSMVIREQADSGKPTAIAEPESQIAMVYQELARQVGARIVLQEAAAPAMPSITISED
- the metG gene encoding methionine--tRNA ligase; this encodes MSEPRQILVTSALPYANGSIHLGHMLEYIQTDMWVRFQKLRGNQCIYVCADDAHGSAIMLRAEKEGITPEQLIASVQAEHSRDFADFLVDFDNFHSTHSEENRELSSLIYSRLREAGHIATRSVTQYFDPEKGMFLADRFIKGTCPKCAAEDQYGDNCEKCGATYAPTELKNPKSAISGATPVLRDSQHFFFKLPDFQAMLQQWTRSGTLQDAVANKLAEWLDSGLQEWDISRDAPYFGFEIPGEPGKYFYVWLDAPIGYMASFKHLCARRPELDFDAFWNEGSKAELYHFIGKDIVNFHALFWPAMLEGAGFRKPTAVNVHGYLTVNGAKMSKSRGTFIKARTYLDHLQPEYLRYYYAAKLGRGVDDLDLNLEDFVQKVNSDLVGKVVNIASRCAGFIHKGNEGVMVAGDAAPELTEAFLAAAPSIADAYEGRDFGRAMREIMALADRANAWIADKAPWSLAKQEGKQDEVQAICAQGINLFRQLVIFLKPVLPLLAADAEAFLNVAPLTWNDHQSRLENHQLNPFKALMSRIEPAKVEAMVAASKEDLLAAEAKAPAGNGELAKDPLSAEIEFDTFAAVDLRVALIVKAEAVPGADKLLQLTLDIGDERRNVFSGIKSAYPDPSKLEGRLTMMVANLKPRKMRFGVSEGMVMAAGPGGEEIYLLSPDSGAKPGQRIK
- a CDS encoding Rnf-Nqr domain containing protein; its protein translation is MNDHVLVLVSAALISHLFLQQQPLSRLRMHVGGMAGALTTAFGIPLAQLLERWVVAPWQIEALRLFLLLPWLALLAWGVVQTLSRLRPQWPTEGLMLPMLGNAVVLGLALQTMDAQGNWFATLGCSVLAGLGFWLALALFDDLLQRSEHADVPIALRGLPITLLGAGVMAMAFSGFNGLFTP
- a CDS encoding RnfABCDGE type electron transport complex subunit D; its protein translation is MALPDPRLRNAMGLVLLACIPGLLASFWLHGWGLLFSLALCVSSALCCEAALLALRGQPVASALNDGSALVTAMLLAVALPTQAPWWLPMTATAIAIGLGKQAFGGVGRNLFNPAMVGYAFVLLSFPLQMNHWPGQLPGFLDSLHLVFGGGEQIDAWASPTVLDGLRHNRSLTVDELFASHPGFGSVGGRGAEWVNLAFLFGGLFLLQRRVYSWHTPAGLLGGLTLFSLLAWNGSGSDSNGSPLLHLFSGSTMLAAFFIATEPVSGPKAGLAKLLFGFGAGVLIYLIRSWGSYPDGTAFAILLMNLLAPALDRLAERRQQATS